One genomic region from Phycisphaeraceae bacterium encodes:
- a CDS encoding trypsin-like peptidase domain-containing protein, with product MQRVFRGTIHVPTAMWIRLNFNLAQLSGEIGRPDASYMLIISEFDGAVQQLYAEHIPQWSNRSAYFNGDTVHIEIYAAHGTGPSHVRINSLTWGEPGFLDRSICGPQDDRVPSADPRVARVLPAQCSAWLVENQPNSLLSAGHCAIGAGNVIQFNVPASTIGGSMRHPSPEDQYPVDPSSVQVQNGYIGVGNDWRFFGTFENSNTGLSPMQAQLGSFRISPTIPPIDGRNVRVTGYGQMSMPAPLVYNYIQTTHFGALTGSQNNTIHHLADTTGGNSGAPLIDEVTGLAIGVHTHGGCNGMGSNRATATRNVGLRAALAAPIGKAATKDGIRFEFPGSRPAVVNPLGGTPITVRVSNSLTRNLVPEIANLHVLNGSTWIQIPMVVGANSTAVVTFPPLTNCAGPVRYYFSALNSLGETDTWPRNAPANSFVAIAANSSSVYASNDFQTASGWTFWGEASLTSGRFKVAKPNANDLHAPSKDFDGSSRCLLTGSDANEDVDHGATRATSPSINLALAQNPYMSFAAWFSSSLPDHRSMFVQVSSNAGATWTTIDTIKQTDGWEMKVYRILDHVPLTTGFRVRLETGDGPEASIVEAAIDRFRVEELSCIPCTLPSTNGPEPREAQIARLLSLWNAGDLLADLNADNQIDIFDILILLNQSLSNCP from the coding sequence ATGCAGCGCGTCTTCCGAGGCACGATCCACGTCCCCACCGCAATGTGGATCCGACTGAACTTCAATCTCGCCCAACTCAGCGGCGAGATCGGGCGCCCTGACGCCTCATACATGCTCATCATCAGCGAGTTCGACGGTGCTGTGCAACAGCTCTACGCTGAACATATTCCGCAATGGTCTAATCGCTCCGCATACTTCAACGGCGACACTGTCCACATCGAGATCTACGCGGCCCACGGCACCGGACCCAGCCACGTTCGCATCAACAGCCTCACCTGGGGCGAGCCCGGCTTTCTCGATCGCTCAATCTGCGGGCCTCAGGACGACAGGGTGCCTTCTGCCGACCCCCGCGTCGCCCGCGTCCTCCCGGCACAGTGCAGCGCGTGGCTCGTCGAGAATCAACCCAACTCATTGCTCAGCGCGGGCCATTGCGCAATCGGCGCTGGCAACGTCATCCAGTTCAACGTCCCTGCCTCCACCATCGGAGGCTCGATGCGACATCCATCCCCAGAGGACCAGTACCCGGTCGACCCGAGTTCCGTTCAGGTTCAAAACGGCTACATCGGGGTTGGCAACGATTGGCGCTTCTTCGGCACCTTCGAAAACTCCAACACGGGCTTGTCGCCAATGCAGGCCCAACTGGGTTCATTTCGCATCAGTCCAACCATTCCCCCGATCGATGGTCGCAATGTCCGCGTCACCGGGTACGGCCAGATGTCCATGCCCGCACCCCTTGTCTACAACTACATCCAGACAACTCACTTTGGAGCGCTCACCGGGAGCCAGAACAACACCATCCACCACCTCGCAGACACCACCGGAGGCAACTCGGGCGCACCGCTTATCGACGAGGTGACTGGACTTGCCATTGGTGTCCACACCCACGGCGGATGCAACGGCATGGGATCCAACCGAGCCACCGCAACCCGCAATGTCGGACTTCGTGCCGCTCTGGCAGCCCCTATCGGCAAGGCTGCAACCAAGGACGGCATTCGCTTCGAATTCCCCGGCAGCCGTCCTGCTGTGGTCAATCCGCTCGGAGGCACGCCCATCACAGTCCGCGTCTCGAACTCGCTGACACGCAACCTTGTCCCCGAGATTGCAAATCTGCACGTCTTGAATGGCTCCACATGGATCCAGATCCCGATGGTGGTCGGCGCAAACTCCACGGCAGTTGTCACATTCCCACCCCTGACAAACTGCGCTGGTCCCGTGCGATACTACTTTTCCGCCCTGAACTCCCTTGGTGAAACCGACACCTGGCCTCGAAACGCTCCAGCAAACTCATTTGTCGCCATCGCAGCTAACTCGTCGAGCGTCTACGCTTCAAATGATTTTCAGACCGCCAGCGGATGGACCTTCTGGGGCGAAGCCTCACTGACGTCCGGGCGATTCAAGGTTGCCAAGCCGAACGCGAACGACCTTCACGCCCCGTCCAAGGACTTCGATGGCAGCAGCCGGTGCCTCCTGACCGGGTCGGACGCCAACGAAGACGTTGACCATGGTGCCACACGCGCAACCTCACCATCGATCAACCTCGCGCTGGCTCAGAATCCATATATGAGTTTCGCTGCGTGGTTCTCAAGCTCCCTCCCGGATCATCGCTCCATGTTCGTCCAGGTTTCATCCAACGCTGGAGCGACCTGGACCACCATCGACACCATCAAGCAGACCGATGGCTGGGAAATGAAGGTCTATCGCATCCTCGACCATGTGCCATTGACCACGGGTTTCCGTGTGAGGCTCGAAACCGGCGACGGCCCCGAAGCCTCCATCGTCGAGGCGGCGATCGATCGCTTTCGCGTCGAAGAACTCTCGTGCATCCCGTGCACGCTGCCTTCGACCAACGGGCCTGAACCGCGCGAAGCGCAGATTGCCCGCCTGCTGTCGCTCTGGAACGCTGGCGACCTCCTGGCCGACCTCAACGCAGACAACCAAATCGATATCTTCGACATCCTCATTCTTTTGAATCAATCACTGTCCAACTGCCCCTGA
- a CDS encoding MBL fold metallo-hydrolase, with product MSVRFEFLGTGTSSGIPAIGCDCAVCTSGDPRNQRLRTSACLRFTDAGGQARVILIDAGPDLRQQALRAKLERVDAILFTHNHADHILGLDEVRRFNVLMHQPIPIYADQHTLESLRRVYAYIFDRHANVQDSFIASLVAFPIRPSVPFVLFGLTITPIPLLHGRLPILGFRFDPPPRAAPSPLPLAYGTDVSGIPPESWPHFEGLNTLVLDALRHRKHPTHFTIGQAVNAAQNIGAGATYFVHMSHDIDHAQTESELPETIYLAYDGLVLDSGVASVKSTELEP from the coding sequence TTGTCCGTGCGATTTGAATTCCTCGGCACTGGCACCAGTTCCGGCATCCCCGCCATTGGCTGTGACTGCGCCGTGTGCACTTCGGGTGACCCACGCAATCAGCGTTTGCGTACCAGTGCGTGCCTCCGCTTCACCGACGCAGGCGGACAAGCCCGCGTCATTCTCATCGACGCCGGTCCGGACCTTCGCCAGCAAGCCCTCCGCGCAAAGCTTGAACGGGTAGATGCCATTCTCTTTACACACAATCACGCCGACCACATCCTTGGCCTGGATGAAGTCCGGCGGTTCAACGTTCTCATGCACCAACCCATTCCTATCTACGCCGATCAGCACACCCTCGAATCCCTGCGACGCGTCTACGCCTACATCTTCGACCGCCACGCCAATGTGCAGGACTCGTTCATCGCATCGCTTGTTGCTTTCCCGATTCGCCCGTCGGTTCCGTTTGTGCTCTTCGGCCTGACGATCACCCCGATCCCGCTGCTCCATGGTCGATTGCCGATTCTCGGGTTTCGGTTCGATCCGCCCCCACGGGCCGCGCCATCACCCCTGCCACTGGCCTATGGAACAGACGTATCGGGCATTCCCCCGGAGTCCTGGCCACACTTTGAAGGCCTGAACACCCTTGTTCTCGACGCCCTGCGTCATCGCAAGCATCCAACTCACTTCACCATCGGCCAGGCTGTCAACGCCGCCCAGAACATCGGTGCTGGCGCGACCTATTTCGTTCACATGAGTCACGACATAGACCACGCCCAGACCGAATCCGAACTGCCCGAGACAATCTATTTGGCTTATGACGGCCTGGTCCTCGATTCGGGGGTCGCGTCCGTCAAATCCACCGAACTCGAGCCCTGA